The following proteins come from a genomic window of Meles meles chromosome 1, mMelMel3.1 paternal haplotype, whole genome shotgun sequence:
- the LOC123926216 gene encoding glycosyl-phosphatidylinositol-anchored molecule-like protein, whose protein sequence is MMLLCALLLAGGWPLVMAGNKHWPYNMKCYDCWDINNFYCSRTSLCPLNLRRCLTISVRLNERELLVYKNCTSNCTFVYPSEVPPEAPRSKFFKTNSFYFVRCCNTINCNEGGPLSLEKDISPERTIEETLSGTGRLRESAFLLGAAYMLVSNALT, encoded by the exons ATGATGCTCCTCTGCGCCTTGCTCCTAGCCGGCGGCTGGCCATTGGTCATGGCTGGAAATAAACATT GGCCCTACAATATGAAGTGCTATGACTGTTGGGACATCAACAACTTCTACTGTTCACGAACTAGCTTGTGTCCCTTAAATTTGAGGCGCTGCCTGACAATCTCTGTTC GTTTGAATGAACGGGAACTCCTCGTTTACAAGAACTGTACGAGCAACTGCACGTTTGTGTATCCATCCGAAGTACCCCCGGAAGCCCCAAGATCCAAATTTTTCAAAACtaatagtttctattttgttcGTTGTTGTAACACTATTAATTGCAATGAGGGAGGtcctctttctctggagaaggaTATCTCCCCCGAGCGTACAATTGAGGAGACTCTGTCAGGGACTGGGCGCTTGAGGGAGTCAGCATTTCTCCTGGGTGCTGCCTACATGCTAGTCAGCAACGCACTGACGTGA
- the LOC123951984 gene encoding cytochrome P450 11B1, mitochondrial-like, with product MVPGAKARRWLAGRRLSPSRARALGTTAAQAPKAVRPFEAIPQCPGNKWLRLLQIWKEQGSENLHLEMHRTFQELGPIFRYDVGGTHMVHVMLPEDVESLQRAESPQPWRPPLDPWLAYRQHRGHKCGVFLLNGPEWRVNWLKLNPDVLSPQAVQKYIPMVDRVARDFSKALKARVLQNARGSLTLDIRPSILNYTVEASNLAPFGERLGLFGHSPSPASLQFIRALEAMLKSTAQLMFMPRDLSRWTSTKVWKEHFESWDYIFQYGPVYNEDDGTAQKSPCRVKALSSWL from the exons ATGGTACCGGGGGCAAAAGCGCGACGGTGGCTGGCAGGGCGCCGGCTGTCCCCGAGCCGTGCACGCGCACTGGGCACCACAGCCGCTCAGGCCCCCAAGGCAGTGCGGCCCTTCGAAGCCATACCCCAGTGTCCCGGCAACAAGTGGCTGAGGCTGCTGCAGATCTGGAAGGAGCAGGGCTCTGAGAACCTCCACCTGGAGATGCACCGGACCTTCCAGGAGCTGGGGCCCATCTTCAG GTATGACGTGGGAGGGACACACATGGTGCACGTGATGCTGCCCGAGGATGTGGAGAGCCTGCAGCGAGCCGAGAGCCCTCAGCCCTGGCGGCCGCCCCTGGACCCCTGGCTGGCCTACCGACAGCATCGTGGGCACAAATGTGGCGTGTTCTTGCT AAATGGGCCTGAATGGCGCGTGAACTGGCTGAAGCTCAACCCAGACGTGCTGTCGCCGCAGGCGGTGCAGAAGTACATCCCCATGGTGGACCGGGTGGCGAGGGATTTCTCCAAGGCCCTGAAGGCGCGAGTGCTACAGAACGCCCGGGGCAGTCTGACGCTGGACATCCGGCCGAGCATCCTCAACTACACCGTAGAAG CCAGCAATTTAGCCCCTTTTGGAGAGCGGCTGGGCCTCTTTGGCCATAGCCCGAGTCCTGCCAGCCTGCAATTTATCCGAGCTCTGGAGGCCATGTTGAAGTCCACCGCGCAGCTCATGTTCATGCCCAGGGACCTGTCACGCTGGACAAGCACCAAGGTGTGGAAGGAGCACTTCGAGTCCTGGGACTACATCTTCCAGTATG GCCCCGTGTACAATGAGGACGACGGCACCGCCCAGAAGTCTCCCTGCCGTGTCAAGGCGCTCAGCAGCTGGCTCTGA